A region from the Halichondria panicea chromosome 11, odHalPani1.1, whole genome shotgun sequence genome encodes:
- the LOC135344557 gene encoding uncharacterized protein LOC135344557: MDNIKLKQSVYFYSLYPPVALGVISLIACYIILALYLVCCRHVHKSSKHVPGIINCLIKITFRGSFTKNQNNEEKSELRLFGYQVPAGLINSLGLISMIVWVGVAAAFWIVLIGQNQSILHPENCDNKSSTVIVDCEPISYNKVSLDYVRALGAAGGLLVLTTVILQGQTIVLMWMMKKSQTKNRQIRRCWKLALVMVVSVPLGIEVLLLSGASIGMIFFELYNSIQHWIQFGSFVIAVFQSTYFSSITVYFTWKRRTALPRVSDIEQGMELPSVMRGTMAGSNGDGRFGTSDNLTSPLMS, encoded by the coding sequence ATGGATAATATCAAGCTGAAACAGAGTGTCTATTTCTACTCTCTCTACCCTCCAGTTGCTTTGGGTGTAATTTCTCTAATTGCCTGCTATATCATACTTGCCCTGTACCTAGTCTGCTGTCGTCATGTCCACAAGAGCTCTAAACACGTACCAGGAATCATCAACTGTCTAATTAAGATAACCTTCCGAGGAAGTTTCACAAAGAATCAAAATAATGAAGAGAAGAGCGAACTTCGATTGTTCGGCTACCAAGTACCAGCTGGGCTTATAAACTCGTTGGGACTAATTTCAATGATTGTGTGGGTAGGAGTAGCGGCAGCATTCTGGATTGTACTAATTGGGCAAAATCAGAGCATTTTGCATCCTGAAAACTGCGACAACAAATCTTCGACAGTTATAGTGGATTGCGAGCCCATCTCATACAATAAAGTGTCTCTGGACTACGTGAGAGCTCTCGGAGCCGCTGGGGGTCTGCTAGTACTAACCACCGTCATACTGCAAGGTCAAACTATCGTACTAATGTGGATGATGAAAAAAAGTCAAACTAAGAATCGCCAAATTCGACGTTGCTGGAAACTTGCTCTAGTAATGGTAGTGTCTGTGCCTCTAGGGATCGAGGTGTTACTGCTTTCAGGCGCTTCTATTGGCATGATTTTCTTTGAACTGTACAATAGTATACAGCATTGGATACAGTTTGGATCTTTCGTGATCGCTGTATTTCAGTCAACTTATTTCTCAAGTATCACCGTCTACTTTACATGGAAAAGGAGAACGGCTCTTCCCAGGGTCAGCGATATCGAGCAGGGGATGGAGTTGCCATCGGTGATGAGAGGTACGATGGCTGGTAGCAATGGTGACGGCAGGTTTGGGACGAGTGATAATTTGACTAGTCCTTTAATGAGCTGA